CAAAACGCGGACAGAAGGTCAAGCCATACAAGGTGGGACCTGATTATATAGATCCAACACACCACAGTGTTATCTGCAGTCAGCCATCCCATAACCTGGATACGTATATGATGGATATTGACGGGGTACGAAGTACTTTTGCCAGGACATCACAGGAATACGATATATCGGTTGTGGAGGGTGTCATGGGTCTCTTTGATGGTATGGAATCAACTGAGATTGCAAGTTCTGCCCATGTAGCCAAATCACTTGACCTGCCGGTAATACTTGTGATCAATGTGCATGGAATGTCCCGCAGTGCCGCAGCACTTGCACACGGATACATGAACTATGATCCCGGTGTACGGGTTGCAGGTGTGATACTCAACCGTGTGGGAAGTCCAAGGCATGCCCAGATGATAAAGGATGTGATGGAGGATGTTCCTGTTGTAGGCGCACTTCCCAGAAACCAGGACATTACAGTACCATCCCGACACCTGGGACTTCACATGGCTTCAGAGAAGGAGCACAATATTGACGAACTTGCTGCCTTTATCGAGGAGAATATCGACCTGGATACACTCATACAGATCGCAGATACTGCCCCTGACTATGAACCTGAAGCCGACATACCTGACCTGGAACCCGACCTAACCATCGGTGTTGCCATGGACAGTGCCTTCTGTTTCTATTACCAGGACATGCTTGATGCTTTTAGAAGACACGGTGCACAGATCCGATTCTTCAGTCCCCTTGCAGGAGAGGTTCCTGATGTTGACGGAATCTATTTTGGAGGAGGGTACCCTGAACTGCATCTTGGTGAACTGGAAAAATCAGAGACCACACGTGCTCTCTCAGATCTGGCCTCTGACGGGGTGCCAATATATGGGGAATGCGGAGGATTGCTCTATCTGTGCAGCTCATATGAGGACAGTGATGCAAAGTACAGGATGGCAGATGTCTTCCCTGCAGATGTGAGGATGACAAAGAAACTGCAGGCACTGGGATATACCAGGGCCAGGGCAAAGGGAGGATACATGGACACAACCATCCTGGGCCATGAATTCCACTACTCAGTAACAGAATGTGACAGGGACTGCAGGCTGATCTATGAGATGATACGCGGTAAAGGAATACAGGATGGCAGGGATGGAATTACAGAACACAGCTCACTGGCAAGCTATATGCATGCTCATCCGGCAACATTTCCTGCTGGAAGTTTTGTTCAGCAGTGCAGGAAATACAGTCGAAGATGATCATTTATCCTGCACATTCCTGTTTTTATTCAGTATCCACTTCTTGCGTTCATAGTAGCCAAGCGGATGACTGATTGATTCACAGATATTGTCTGCCCCATAGCAGTTCCCATATGTTTTCATTGTACTGCACGAAGGAGGTTTGTACATAGTTCCTGTAGAACCTGCAATGTGCTCGATCTGGTAGCGTGTCTTCTCTGCATCAAAGTCCGGGGATACATTGAACACATTCACAACCTCATCCACCGACATTCCCACATTCAGCAGGAACGAGGTCATTGCAAATCTCATTGAATGGGCCAGGTTCGCTCCTGACCTGACCTGGGATATTGCATAGTTGATACAGGGTGGAAATGAATCAGTATCAACCTCACCTGTGATACCTGCTGCTCCGTAATGCTGCTTGCGTTCATCCAGGGCTTCCCGGATCTCTGGCAGATACTGTTCACAGGCCTGACACATATCCTCAGGTACATCGGCAGGCAGTGACTGCTGGATCCTTGACCTTACAGCCTCCTGCAGCAATCGCGCAAGTTCCCGATGGGAGAGAGGTACAAAACCCCTTTTTAGCTTCCGGTTCACCAGCTTCCACTCAAGGTCCTTCATTGTACTGGCAAGACGGATATAATCAGTGAAATGGAGAATAAAACCGGCTGAGTTAAACTCTGCAGCTATATCAAATTCCCTGGCAAATTCCAGCAGAAAATCAGAATTCTGACTGTTTAGAAGAAGGAATGAAGCTTCAGCTTCCTTGAGAGCATACCTGCGTATCAGGAATTCATCCTTTATACAGGATACCAGTATTCTGGCAAAGGGATATGAGAGCAGTTCAATCACAAGCGAACTGTCATCCAGACTATCAGGGGACGGTTTTTCTATTTTACCATCCAGTGCCTGCAGTACACGATCCCTGCCTCTCAGTCTTGCAGATTCAAGTGCTCTGGACTCCATCAACCTGTCCACTGACAGTCCCAGTTCATTGACATATTCTGATGCCGGAGATATGAATGGATAGAGTGCCAGGTTGTTTTTATCCATATAGAATACATCTCAGTCAGTCGGATTCGATCCTTGGTGCCAGAAGATAATTAGCAGTGCCTCCTCCATTGGCAATAACAAAATTGAGCTTTATAGGGAAATCACGGCCGATATTTATTTCGACCTCATTGGATTTGGATGCAGGTTTTACAATATCTCCAAGGTAATCCAGTGAGAACATTGACCTTGCATCCCCTGGCTTCATATCAATCAGCTGGTCACGGGTCATGTCAATGCGCACCTTATCAGTATCACCTTCAGCTTCCATATAGAATATCTCATCCTCAATTCCCAGAAGTATGTGATCACTGATCTTCTCTGCAGCCTTTATAGCCTTTCTAAGTTCATTTCCATTGAGAATGACCTGGGCAGGAAGCTCAAGCTGGGGAATGCGTGGTTCTGATCGAATGGTTGAGGGGTCAAGAAGGGACAGGGTATAGGAAAACCCACCTATCCGGATCTCCATTTTCTGGGTATCCTCCCTCAGTTCCAGTTTAACAGTTTCGTTTTTCTCAGCCACACCCATGATATCATTGATCTTGGTAAGATCCATACCTACTTCAGATTCAGTTGCCTCGAATTCCTCAAATGCTCCGGATTCCAGGTTAAAACTTACCATAGCTACATTCGCCGGGTCAACTGCCTTTACCGAAATCCCGTCCGGGGATATCCTGAACCTCGCTTCATCAACAAGTACAGACAGTATTTCAATGGAGTCCTTCAGAAGAGATGCGTCAATTGTTGCCTTGAACATACCGATTCTCCGTCAAATAATTTGAATTCTTACCTGATAGTATCGATCACAATATATAAAGTTCTTTATGTGATACTGGTTCCATCAGTCATACTCTC
Above is a genomic segment from Methanosalsum zhilinae DSM 4017 containing:
- a CDS encoding cobyrinate a,c-diamide synthase — encoded protein: MTRALLIAGTHSGVGKTTVAMGIMAALTKRGQKVKPYKVGPDYIDPTHHSVICSQPSHNLDTYMMDIDGVRSTFARTSQEYDISVVEGVMGLFDGMESTEIASSAHVAKSLDLPVILVINVHGMSRSAAALAHGYMNYDPGVRVAGVILNRVGSPRHAQMIKDVMEDVPVVGALPRNQDITVPSRHLGLHMASEKEHNIDELAAFIEENIDLDTLIQIADTAPDYEPEADIPDLEPDLTIGVAMDSAFCFYYQDMLDAFRRHGAQIRFFSPLAGEVPDVDGIYFGGGYPELHLGELEKSETTRALSDLASDGVPIYGECGGLLYLCSSYEDSDAKYRMADVFPADVRMTKKLQALGYTRARAKGGYMDTTILGHEFHYSVTECDRDCRLIYEMIRGKGIQDGRDGITEHSSLASYMHAHPATFPAGSFVQQCRKYSRR
- a CDS encoding DNA polymerase sliding clamp; protein product: MFKATIDASLLKDSIEILSVLVDEARFRISPDGISVKAVDPANVAMVSFNLESGAFEEFEATESEVGMDLTKINDIMGVAEKNETVKLELREDTQKMEIRIGGFSYTLSLLDPSTIRSEPRIPQLELPAQVILNGNELRKAIKAAEKISDHILLGIEDEIFYMEAEGDTDKVRIDMTRDQLIDMKPGDARSMFSLDYLGDIVKPASKSNEVEINIGRDFPIKLNFVIANGGGTANYLLAPRIESD
- the priL gene encoding DNA primase regulatory subunit PriL, giving the protein MDKNNLALYPFISPASEYVNELGLSVDRLMESRALESARLRGRDRVLQALDGKIEKPSPDSLDDSSLVIELLSYPFARILVSCIKDEFLIRRYALKEAEASFLLLNSQNSDFLLEFAREFDIAAEFNSAGFILHFTDYIRLASTMKDLEWKLVNRKLKRGFVPLSHRELARLLQEAVRSRIQQSLPADVPEDMCQACEQYLPEIREALDERKQHYGAAGITGEVDTDSFPPCINYAISQVRSGANLAHSMRFAMTSFLLNVGMSVDEVVNVFNVSPDFDAEKTRYQIEHIAGSTGTMYKPPSCSTMKTYGNCYGADNICESISHPLGYYERKKWILNKNRNVQDK